Proteins from one Melospiza melodia melodia isolate bMelMel2 chromosome 18, bMelMel2.pri, whole genome shotgun sequence genomic window:
- the SBK1 gene encoding serine/threonine-protein kinase SBK1 isoform X2: MSAGSIEQEPSRKLGCCGVPLITEDMQSLAIRTLSGTDITKHYDLIRELGKGTYGKVDLVSHKSTGTKMALKFVNKSKTKLKNFLREFSITNTLSSSPFIIKVFDVVFETEDCYVFAQEYAPGGDLFDIIPPQVGLPEELVKRCVQQLGLALDYMHSKSLVHRDIKPENVLLFDRDCRRVKLADFGMTRKVGCRVKRISGTIPYTAPEVCQAGRAEGFAVDTSIDVWAFGVLIFCVLTGNFPWEAAVASDAFFEEFVRWQKGRLAGLPSQWRRFTDSALRMFQRLLALDPEKRCPVKEVFYFIKCDLMAEVRCRPSYRSRKHARDKLPAGPHCHEAGGSCTPAPLKRTVLTEGSGAARPEPGAAAPGPASRTDGRQDKGKGQMVLATAIEICV; the protein is encoded by the exons ATGAGCGCGGGCTCGATTGAGCAGGAGCCGTCGCGCAAGCTGGGCTGCTGCGGGGTGCCCCTGATCACCGAGGACATGCAGTCCCTGGCCATCCGCACCCTCTCGGGCACCGACATCACCAAGCACTACGACCTCATCCGCGAGCTCGGCAAGGGCACCTACGGCaaggtggacctggtgtcccacAAAAGCACAG GCACCAAGATGGCCCTCAAGTTCGTCAACAAGAGCAAGACGAAGCTGAAGAACTTCCTGCGGGAATTCAGCATCACCAACACGCTCTCCTCCAGCCCCTTCATCATCAAGGTCTTCGACGTGGTCTTCGAGACCGAGGACTGCTACGTGTTCGCTCAGGAGTACGCCCCCGGCGGGGACCTCTTCGACATCATCCCGCCTCAG GTGGGGCTCCCCGAGGAGCTGGTGAAGCGCTGCGTGCAGCAGCTGGGCCTGGCCCTCGACTACATGCACAGCAAGAGCCTGGTGCACCGGGACATCAAACCGGAGAACGTGCTGCTCTTCGACCGCGACTGCCGCCGCGTCAAGCTGGCGGATTTCGGCATGACGCGCAAGGTGGGCTGCCGGGTCAAGCGCATCAGCGGCACCATCCCCTACACGGCGCCCGAGGTGTGCCAGGCCGGCCGCGCCGAGGGCTTCGCCGTGGACACCAGCATCGACGTCTGGGCTTTCGGGGTGCTCATCTTCTGCGTGCTCACCGGCAACTTCCCCTGGGAGGCGGCCGTGGCGTCCGACGCCTTCTTCGAGGAGTTCGTGCGGTGGCAGAAGGGGCGGCTGGCGGGGCTGCCCTCGCAGTGGCGCCGCTTCACGGACAGCGCCCTGCGCATGTTCCAGCGCCTGCTGGCCCTCGACCCCGAGAAGCGCTGCCCCGTCAAGGAGGTTTTCTACTTCATCAAGTGCGACCTCATGGCCGAGGTGCGGTGCCGGCCCTCGTACCGCTCCCGCAAGCACGCCAGGGACAAGCTCCCGGCCGGGCCGCACTGCCACGAGGCCGGCGGCTCCTGCACCCCCGCCCCGCTCAAGAGGACCGTCCTGACCGAGGGGAGCGGAGCGGCCCGCCCCGAGCCCGGCGCagccgccccgggcccggccagCAGGACAGACGGACGGCAGGACAAGGGCAAGGGGCAGATGGTCCTGGCCACAGCAATAGAGATCTGCGTGTGA
- the SBK1 gene encoding serine/threonine-protein kinase SBK1 isoform X1 gives MDSFCFVCFQKEELQPLHLHSATMSAGSIEQEPSRKLGCCGVPLITEDMQSLAIRTLSGTDITKHYDLIRELGKGTYGKVDLVSHKSTGTKMALKFVNKSKTKLKNFLREFSITNTLSSSPFIIKVFDVVFETEDCYVFAQEYAPGGDLFDIIPPQVGLPEELVKRCVQQLGLALDYMHSKSLVHRDIKPENVLLFDRDCRRVKLADFGMTRKVGCRVKRISGTIPYTAPEVCQAGRAEGFAVDTSIDVWAFGVLIFCVLTGNFPWEAAVASDAFFEEFVRWQKGRLAGLPSQWRRFTDSALRMFQRLLALDPEKRCPVKEVFYFIKCDLMAEVRCRPSYRSRKHARDKLPAGPHCHEAGGSCTPAPLKRTVLTEGSGAARPEPGAAAPGPASRTDGRQDKGKGQMVLATAIEICV, from the exons ATGGATTCTTTCTGCTTCGTCTGCTTCCAGaaagaggagctgcagcccctgcacctgcacag CGCAACCATGAGCGCGGGCTCGATTGAGCAGGAGCCGTCGCGCAAGCTGGGCTGCTGCGGGGTGCCCCTGATCACCGAGGACATGCAGTCCCTGGCCATCCGCACCCTCTCGGGCACCGACATCACCAAGCACTACGACCTCATCCGCGAGCTCGGCAAGGGCACCTACGGCaaggtggacctggtgtcccacAAAAGCACAG GCACCAAGATGGCCCTCAAGTTCGTCAACAAGAGCAAGACGAAGCTGAAGAACTTCCTGCGGGAATTCAGCATCACCAACACGCTCTCCTCCAGCCCCTTCATCATCAAGGTCTTCGACGTGGTCTTCGAGACCGAGGACTGCTACGTGTTCGCTCAGGAGTACGCCCCCGGCGGGGACCTCTTCGACATCATCCCGCCTCAG GTGGGGCTCCCCGAGGAGCTGGTGAAGCGCTGCGTGCAGCAGCTGGGCCTGGCCCTCGACTACATGCACAGCAAGAGCCTGGTGCACCGGGACATCAAACCGGAGAACGTGCTGCTCTTCGACCGCGACTGCCGCCGCGTCAAGCTGGCGGATTTCGGCATGACGCGCAAGGTGGGCTGCCGGGTCAAGCGCATCAGCGGCACCATCCCCTACACGGCGCCCGAGGTGTGCCAGGCCGGCCGCGCCGAGGGCTTCGCCGTGGACACCAGCATCGACGTCTGGGCTTTCGGGGTGCTCATCTTCTGCGTGCTCACCGGCAACTTCCCCTGGGAGGCGGCCGTGGCGTCCGACGCCTTCTTCGAGGAGTTCGTGCGGTGGCAGAAGGGGCGGCTGGCGGGGCTGCCCTCGCAGTGGCGCCGCTTCACGGACAGCGCCCTGCGCATGTTCCAGCGCCTGCTGGCCCTCGACCCCGAGAAGCGCTGCCCCGTCAAGGAGGTTTTCTACTTCATCAAGTGCGACCTCATGGCCGAGGTGCGGTGCCGGCCCTCGTACCGCTCCCGCAAGCACGCCAGGGACAAGCTCCCGGCCGGGCCGCACTGCCACGAGGCCGGCGGCTCCTGCACCCCCGCCCCGCTCAAGAGGACCGTCCTGACCGAGGGGAGCGGAGCGGCCCGCCCCGAGCCCGGCGCagccgccccgggcccggccagCAGGACAGACGGACGGCAGGACAAGGGCAAGGGGCAGATGGTCCTGGCCACAGCAATAGAGATCTGCGTGTGA